GTACTCCTTACTTCAGAACTTTGTTGAGCATCGTTGTATGTGTGAGACAAATCCTATCCTGGTAAACTTGTGAATCAATGTGGAATAACTGCTCCAGTAATGGGTGGAGAGCATAAGCCTCGCTTGAGGGGTCCAGAAATATCTCTGGCATGTGGTGGGATTGGGACTTGGAATTTGGGAACGAGAATGATCTAGTTAGAGCCACTCTAGTCTTCAGTGATGAAATCCTGTGTTTTCACAGCTTTTTAATagttttcttctttatcttttctgctAATCTATATGGCCGTTGGCCTGTGGCCTTCTGATGTGTAAATATTAAACACAGTGCATAGCTTTGTATTCTGTGTATTATCTATATTTAGGAGGTATTTCCTTTTTCATCAGTAATACCTTACtgaaaatgtacaaaaatcaaatgtgtggagaatggaatttcaaatgggaaagtgtgggggtggggagggagggaattaccatggggtatattttataatcatggaaaatgttaataaaaattaaaaaataaaatcaaatgtgtACAGCAGATTTAATGTGGTCTTACTTAAAGCTTTCAAATACTGTATttatgtttctttccttcctgacaTTGGCTTCAGTTGAACAGTCTTCAATGATCATCCAGTTGGTTATCCATACTTTGGGCTTTATgatcatttttctcctttgtgCACTTGTATTTTATGTCTCTTGGGCGTATATTGGAATTTTAACAGTCTGTTGgtcttcctttttttgggggcggtgtttttctttttcaaggtagggtttgctctagcccaggctgacctggaatttactatgtagtctcaggttggtcttgaactcatggcaatcctcctatctctgccttccaggtactgggattaaaggcgtgtgccaccactctttcttccttttacttgTGATACCCAATTGTACTTTGAATGAGTACATGGCCAATATTTCAGAGTACTGCAGACTAGTTAGTGAAGTTAGATGTATGTCACTTTATATAGTGTCCATGATACgacttcaaaatttttttaattttattttagagagagagagaacagttcaAAATCTTAAGGCCTGTATTTTTGGTAAACTTTTAGATTCTGGAAAAGTTACTGTTTCTTAGGGAGTGAAAGTAAAAccagtttttaattaattatgcaGATATATctgagtgtttatttatttattacatttatttgagacagggaaagagaatggatgggccagggccgctagccactgcaaacgaactccagatgtatgttctaccttgtgcatctagcttatgtgggacctggagaatggaacctgggtccttaggctttttaggcaagtgccttaactgctaagccatctctctagccttccaaGTGTTTACTTAAGCAAATAAGTAGGcttatttgctttaaaatatcTGTATCAGGTGTGGGTTATAGTTCATGTTCAGATTCTATCTCCTGTACCATGTGAGCCAGGGTTGTGGTGTTAGCCCATAATCCCAGTTcttaggagatagaggtaggaggatcagaagtcaaCCTTAGATTCCTGAGACtgtatcaccaaaaaaaaaacaaaacaaaaaaacaaacaaaaaaaacatgtaccaaagaagaaaatttaaggGAATACAATAGTAAGTGAGGATAAAACATTAGAAAGAGTGGATTTTGAAACCAGAGAGAAAATAGACCAGTGGAGTGGCAGAATGTCCTtggaaaaaaggaagaataaaCATAAGAGATTAATAAATAGTTAAAGGACATTTGAGCAGGACTGGTGTATCTGTTTTGTCATGACATGGTTCTGTTTACATTCATTGCTACAGGTTGAAGGTGGTTGGCTGTTAAGTGGTGGATCAGAAGTTCTCATTTttaccttaactttttttttttttttttttctggtggggCCAGTGCTGAGGATTTAATTCAGGGCCTCATACATACtagggcaagtgctctaccactgaattatacTCCCACTACTAGCTTtagttctgttaaaaaaaaaaaagaaaaaagaaaagagaaactggCTTTAGGGATTGTTCAGTGCTTAAggggcttgctttcaaagctgggtgcctgggttggattcctcagtacagTACAGTAAAGCAAAATggcacaggcatgtggagtttggtggcagtggcagtggcaggtggccctggcatgcccagtctctttctcctgtctcccccttatctctctttgcaaataagttaaaaaaaatttttttttaaagacaaggaacaagccaggcatagtggtgtatgcctttaatcccagtactcgggaggcagaggtaggaggattgccatgagttcaaggccaccctgagacatagtgaattccaggtcagcctgggctagagaccctacctagaaaaacaaaacaaacaaaaaagacaaaaaaaaaaaaaaagccaaacaaaccagTTAATGGGAAATGACTACATTATAGCATTCTTCATTTTATATTCTAGCTGCTCAGTTTATTTACTCTCGACGAGACAGACCTGTAGAAGAATATGATTATGAAGAGCTGAAAGATTCTCCCAATTCTCTCTTGAATCATCAGCTAAGTGAAATTGATCAAGGTAcggcaaaaattaaaataaaataaaataaaataaaagcctgtCTTTATTTCCTGGCTGAAAGGATCAATCAGATTTATCAGGATTTGTTAACTTCGTTGTGATTGTAGAAAAGCAGTTTTGTAAACTCAGTAGTACTTAGTTGTATCTTTAAAGCAAATGTTATAGTCAGCTTTGTGGGGTGAAAGGACAGATGGAGTAAGTCTTGTCCTTTTCCTGTTGTGTGCTTCAGTAGACAGGAAGGGATTATATTTGGAAAAGTTAATCTTCCATCCTGACATATGTAACTAACTATATGAAGGCAGTAATAGTTGTGACTCACCTTTACTACATGCTCTTCAGGTACCATTCTAAGTTTTGCTTGTGTGTTAGCATATCTAGTCTTCACAGTAATGAGATCGGGCCCAGGATGGTTACTGTCCTGATTGGGACAGTATAGGGACACGAATAAAATCTGGGTTAGGTCAGCCTAACTTGATATCCTCTATTTCTAATCCCTTCAATACACTTTCTCTATGTATCTGTAGAAAAGAGCTTCTGTAATTAAGTTTTGATTACCTCTGCTGAGTATTTCATTCCAATTTCAGTAATTATTGTGTTTGAATAGGTACTATTTTTCTAGTGTTGTcaattagctttttaaatttttccttgaaGCAAAGCAGAATTGGTCATATATTTGATGAACTATTTTttgttaataaattaataatgcagCTAAACATCCAGTAACTGttttaaagaaatggaagatgTTGCCAGTATATTCCTTGTTCAGCATGTGAAGTGTAACAGGAATTACATTTTGTGAAATGTTTCTAGCACACACTCAGGGGTTTTAGTAGGTATATCTTTGTCTATAAGCATTGTGAACATTGCCGAGTGCTGTATACTGACAGTGAGAGTATGCGTTCTGTCAAATGTTTCCAGTGCACACTCAGGTTACAGAAGGTGTGTCTTTGTTTATAAGTGTTACGAACATTGTCAAGTGCTCTATATAATGAGCGTTTGCATTTCTATTCATTAGCTTCTAGGTACCAGGTCCTGTTTTAGCTCCTAGGGTCTCATGGATTGCTACATTAATGTGTTACTAATAATGACTTTTCATAGTAATGCATAATGTAGTCATAAAAAAATTAGATTCCTAAATTAAAATGAAGTCAATTCcagtttaattctttaaaaatttttagttatttatgtgtgtgtgtttatgtatgtgcacacacatgcttgtaTGACAgaacatgtggaggtcagaagacagcctctAGTTGTCTGTGCTTCACCTTCTCTGGGAcaggggtctcttgccactgcaaatgagctgctgATTCTCCTGTTTTCCATtgctgtaggcatgctgggatcacagacacatggacTATTGTGTGTCCtgtgtatgtgggtgctaggccatgaaacctgggccagcaggctttgcaaacaagtgcctcggCCCACTGAGcggtctccccagcccaggatttAAATacttagaagagagacagaatggttgtaccaagggcccccagctgctgtggacgaactccatatgtatgcaccactgtgcatctcgctttacgtgggtactggggaattgaaaccagtcgttagacttttcaggcaatcacattaaccactgagccatctcttgagcccacatttttagttttcaaaatgaATGTTAATGTTCACTTCTTAACTTTTTggacttgtttatttttgttagatTATTTTGCTCACTCTTTAGTTGATTTTATTTGGCTGGGAAAAATGAAGATAgcttaaaagaaaacttaaaatggaaattaaaaaaatgtaagatgaGTACttagtggggatggagagatgacttagcagttaaggagcttgcctgtgaagtctaagggcctagggtttgattccctagttatGCATGTGAGTCAGCTGTACATGgtcatgcatacatctggagttctttgcagttgctagaggccctggcatgtccatattcattcatgtgttctcattctttctccctccctcccccccgcctctttttctcaaataagtgaaaattattttttaaaaaggaaaagaaatatactTAGTGATTACCTGGGTTCACCCACAAGTTAGAAATAGTCCTCCACAGTCCTCTGTCTTTCTACACATGCTATGCATAGATTCTGTTGTTCTCACATGGTCTTGACAGTATACTCCATCTCTCTGTGTTTAAGCAATTGTCAATATTATTCTGGGAACGTTAATCCTCATGATGGACTGAAAATAGGTGCTACTGTAAACAATTTATGGTTTTTTCAAACATTCAGGAATATTTATCACATTGGTTTCATAACTAACAAAATTGTTTCTCTGACAAGGGAATATGACAGATAAAATATCATTATAAGTTATTTGGGggggcaagctcaacagactgttcccccctgttttttgtttttgtttttttacaagagatcaagagtgaaagcaagagtgagagagagaattgtcataccagggcctccagccactgcagtcaaactccaggcccattttcccccttgtgcacatgtatggccttgtgcacttgtgtcactttgtgcgtctggctcatgtgggatctggcttcacaggcaagcgtcttaactactaagccatctctccagccctcgtataAGTAATTTTTGCCAGAAAAAAATGAGGCTTACATATCTTAGTATTGCTTTCAATACTTTCATCAATTCTGAAGACTCAGGGCTCATTCATGACTGCATGTTGTATATCTCTTTAATCACTTGTCTGCTCTAGCTCGTCTTCATTCCTGCCTTGACCACATGAGAGAGGTGCTGGGAGATGCTCTGTCAGACGAAGTCATGATTGAAGCCGTCCTGAAGAATAAGTTTGACGTGCAGAAGGCTTTGTCGGTGGTTCTGGAACAAGATAACGTGCAGAGTTTGAAGGGCAAGAGTGAAAGGGCAGCACCTGCAGGGAAGACAGTGAAAGGTATGCCTTTACTTCTTCTCTGAGGTTGTGCACTTGGTTGATGGAGATGATGCTGTCCATTCTAATTTGCTCAGGTGCTAAGGAATATTTAATTTGCTTGAACTGTTAAGATTTTTCACACTGCATTTAGCTTGGGTACTATAAGTTGGTTTTCTTCATTATAAAATTTCAAGCTGTGTATCATGTTCCCTTTTTGTTACTGCCTATTAACTCTTTGGCAAAACTAGCAACATGGGAAATCAAATCAGATAAAGGACTTTTTCTTGTTAGTTTCTTAGcaaactttcaaaaaaaatccTTTGAGTTAATAACTGGATATCTCATGTTCAAATTTCTACTTCAGTTATAAATATTACTTtagttaaatataaaatattagtatCAAAATTATACTAATGCTTCATCTCTTGATTAATGTTTCAGAAAAGCAAGAGTAGAGGtttagtcagtttcacattgctgaacAAACACCTGACCGAAAGCAGTTTACAggagaaaagaggtttactttaggcttacagattccagggagcACCACCAGTGCTGGAAGAAGCTGGTtttctttcatagatccaaggaGAGAAACACCACCAACAGCTAGCATCACAGAACAGCCAGTTCCACCAGTTCTCCGTACACCTTAAGGCTGCACTCAGTGACATTCCTTTTCCCCAGtagggctctgcccactggagactaAAGATTCAAGCCCCATGTCTATGAGGCCATACATTTAAACGCTATATGccgatttttaaaatttgttggaTTTGCAGTTAACTTAAATTTGTTGGTCACAATAACTGGGGTACAGTTGTATTAGTTGGCATAATTTCTGTTAAGAGCATAATCATTTGTTAACTGGATTGCTCGGTTCTGTAATCTGTGGGCTAGACTTTTACAAAGTTGGACACAATCTGTTACCATGAAATAACTGTGTATATTTATAGGAAATGGGCTTTTAGTTGATAGATACAGGTCAATAATATGTCCTTTGTATTCATAACATATCCCTAGAAGAAATTGCGggattttgtttgcatttgatgTGTTATAATAATGAACAGGAACCTAGCTCTttatagtatttttaaagaagttttgaaTTTGAGGTAATCATgactataatttttcttttggtttttcaaagtagggtttcactctagctcaggctgacctggaattcactaagtagtctcagggtggccttgatgatcctcctacttctgcctccccagtgctgggattaaaggcatgcaccaccacgcccggtgattATAATTTAAGTATGGTAGAATTTCACTTTGTAATCCATGAAAACTAGAACATTGCTTACCTCTAGATGTACCTGTGAAAGTATGAAGGTAACTTTAGGTTGTTAGAGGAAGTTAATATCCCTTTATTAGTGTTTTTCATCATGTTTACATGTTATTAAATAATAACAAGTATTGCTTTATGTCATAATCAGAAGAAGCAGTTAGTAATTAATGCCTCATTTCATGTTTCCTTTTGGTTGCTGTGACTGTCTTCTGCAAATGTCTGcttacttatttgaaaatgaaTGGCTCTTGTAAGGTAAGGagtcttattttcttcctttgacGTTTCAGATGATAGTGTTCAGAGTTCTGACCCTCAGTCCAATGATCATTTGTACTGCAGTGGCAAATCCTTTGACTTTTGTAGCTTGGTAGCAAAATGTGGATCACATAATTCTACACTTGTGCCAAGTCACTGTTTACATCATAGGAAAAAGAAACTTGACAGACCTAAAAGTGAAAAGAAACTAGAGTCATGTAAGTCCACCAAAGAGCTTTCACTAGCTGACCTGATTCATGATCTGCCCAGAGATTCTTGTTCCAGTCAACCTTCAGTCGGGTTACCACCCCCAGACAGTCTGGGAAGTCTACTCTCAAAGACTCAAAATGCTGAGTTTTTAAGTCCTCCTGCATTTGAAGGTGTTTCCAAAGATGATTTGGCTTTCAAAGGAATACCAGATTTAAAGTCTTTAATGAGAGAGAACACAGCATCAAATGattctttatttattaagaacAGTTCACTACCTGATTTCCAAAACATTCCAGTGCAAAGTACCTTGGGAAACTTAAGTAGTTTTTTGCACTTACCTAGCTCATTGGAAAATACATCTCTTGATAATTTAAATCCTAGTATAAACACTGAAGTTGGAAACATTTCTTTAGTTGAACAAAGTGCCAGGAATAACATCTTAAGAAGTGACAGGTTTCCACTTTCCCAGTGTGAGCATCCGTCCCTAACAGAACTGCTTCAGGAGCATAAAGGAAGCAGTCCAGGCCAACACACTGCTTCAGCTGACATGTGCATCCAGTCGTCTGCCAGCCTGGGGTCTGTTCCCCTATCACAACTATCCACTCGCTGCCAGTCTTCTAATGGAATATCAGAATTAACAGGGTCTCTGTCATCTCTGGCATTCTGTAAAACTTCTCCCACAAGAGACCTAGAAAATTTGTCACTGTCTGATTTAATTGGAGAAAT
This is a stretch of genomic DNA from Jaculus jaculus isolate mJacJac1 chromosome 9, mJacJac1.mat.Y.cur, whole genome shotgun sequence. It encodes these proteins:
- the Hbs1l gene encoding HBS1-like protein isoform X3, giving the protein MARHRNVRGYNYDEDFEDDDLYGQSVEDDYCISPSTAAQFIYSRRDRPVEEYDYEELKDSPNSLLNHQLSEIDQARLHSCLDHMREVLGDALSDEVMIEAVLKNKFDVQKALSVVLEQDNVQSLKGKSERAAPAGKTVKGVLFSSFDVSDDSVQSSDPQSNDHLYCSGKSFDFCSLVAKCGSHNSTLVPSHCLHHRKKKLDRPKSEKKLESCKSTKELSLADLIHDLPRDSCSSQPSVGLPPPDSLGSLLSKTQNAEFLSPPAFEGVSKDDLAFKGIPDLKSLMRENTASNDSLFIKNSSLPDFQNIPVQSTLGNLSSFLHLPSSLENTSLDNLNPSINTEVGNISLVEQSARNNILRSDRFPLSQCEHPSLTELLQEHKGSSPGQHTASADMCIQSSASLGSVPLSQLSTRCQSSNGISELTGSLSSLAFCKTSPTRDLENLSLSDLIGEMIDLDHSKIEKDSFESSLSEMRNPGIDSNIDLSVLIRTPAFDPQPIVNSSVAPTPGTKVLCSKLGNNANSTKDSKKNKKGSLSRKPPLSVSWTKALEARPSAFASTLCLRYPLKSCKRRTLDLYKTFLYSRQVQDVKDKEISPLVTITPFDFKSASPDDIVKANQKKAFARE